The window GATCTCATCACGGCCGACGGCGAGTCGGTCGAATCTGATACGGTTGCCGCGTAAGTATGTCTGACACACTACTCGAGGTCGAAGACCTCACAATTCGGTACGAGACGGACGGGGGCGATATCACCGCGGTGTCCGATGCATCCTTCAGCATCGACGAGGGCGAGTTCTTCGGCCTCGCCGGCGAGTCCGGCTCCGGCAAGAGCACGACCGCGAAGGCGATTATCGGTGGACTCGATGACAACGGCTTCGTCGACAGTGGAACGATACGGTACCGCGGCGAGGAGATCCAAGACTTCAACGACGCACAGCTCAATGAGAGCCTCCGGTGGAAGGAGATCTCTTGGATCCCACAGAGTTCGATGAACAGCCTCGATCCGCTCCAGCGGGTGAGCAAACAGGCCCTAGAGATCGGCCAAGTCCACACCGACCTCTCCAACGAGGAGATTCGCGAGAAGCTCAAGGAGATGTTCGACGTGGTCGGGCTCCAGCAGAGCCGGATCGACGACTACCCACACCAGTTCTCCGGCGGGATGCAACAGCGCGCGATTATCGCGCTCGCGCTGTTTCTGGAACCCAGCCTCGTCATCGCCGATGAGCCGACGACGGCGCTGGACGTGATCATGCAAGACCAGATCTTCAAGTATCTCGGTCGGATGAAAGACGACGCCTCGACGAGCCTCCTCCTCATCACCCACGATATCAGCGTCATCTTCGAGTCGTGTGATAGCGTTGCGATCATGCACGCGAGTCAGATCGCCGAGAGAGGGTCGACGGAATCGGTCCACGACAACCCCCGTCATCCCTACGCCTTCATGTTCAAAGAGGCGTTCCCGGACATCCGCGAGCCGGACAGGGAACTGGAGGTGATCGAAGGCTATCCGCCAGAGTTGATCGGCGAGGTCTCGGCGTGTAGCTTCGCCGATCGCTGTCCGTGGGCGGTCGAAGAGTGTCACGAGAGCGCCCCGTCGCTCGAACCCGTCGGCGACGACGACGCGACCCACGCCGCGTCGTGTTTCCGATCCGACGAGGCGTACGAACTGTACGAGGAACACGGCGCGGTCGATCCGGCATCGCCGAAACAGGGGGACGACTGAAATGACGACTGACCCACCGCTACTGGAGATAGACGGACTGGAGAAGCACTTCGAAGAGAGCACGAACGTCTTCGATGTGCTCATGCGACGGGAGCCGTCGAAGATTCAAGCCGTCGACGGCGTTTCGTTCACCCTTGAACGGAACGACTCCATCGCTGTGATCGGCGAGAGCGGCTGTGGCAAGACGACGCTACTGTTGACGCTCATCGGCCTCCACGACATCACCGGCGGCGACGTGATGTACAAGGGAACGCCGATGTCGTCGTTCGACAAACGCGACTGGAAAGAGTACCGGAGCAACGTCCAGGTGATTTTCCAGGACCCGTTCAACTCGCTGGATCCGAAGATGACCGTCGAGGAGTCGCTGAGGGAACCGCTGGAGATTCACGGCATCGGTAACCGCGACGAGCGGGTCCGGGAGGTGCTGGAGGATGTCGAACTTCGCCCGCCGGAGAAGTACCTGCGTCGCAAGCCGATGAACCTGAGCGGCGGTGAGAAACAGCGCGTCGCCATCGGCCGTGCGCTGATGCTTGAACCCGATATCATCCTCGCGGACGAGCCGGTGTCGATGCTCGACGTGTCGACACAGGCGTCCGTCCTGCGGATGCTGAAGGGACTCATCGACGACTACGACGCCTCGATGATCTACATCTCACACGACCTCTCGACGGTGTCGTACATCTCGGAGGTCGTGAACGTGATGTACCTGGGACGGATCGTCGAGTCGGCGGCCACGGGGAGACTCCTCGACAACCCCAAACACCCCTACACGGAGGCGCTCGTCTCCGCAATTCCGGTGCCGGATCCCCACTACGACCGGCCGCGGACGGAGATGTCTGGCGCGCCACGCGACCCGATCGATCTGGGGGAGGGCTGTCGGTTCCGCGACAGATGCCCGGAGGTGATCCCCCCTGACGGGATCGATATCGATCAGTCGGCGTACCGAGAGGTAATGGCATTTCGCGAAGCGCTCGAACGGGACGAACTCCCGCTCGATCGCATCCGAAAGAGCCTGGATAATCCGAGCGATACGGACGCGTTTGCCACCGCCATCGGCGACGAGCACTTCTCGGCTGAGATGTCGGGCGAGAATGCGGTGACGGTCGACGCGGCGCTTGAAGACATCGCGGCCGGCAAGCCGGACGCCGCCATCGACCGCCTCAGTAAGCGCTTCGAGAGCGTCTGTGAACTCACACCCGACTCCATCGAGGACGAATCCGGTTGGCACGTCGCCTGCCACCAGTACTACGACCACGACCGACAGCCCACGGAAGACCATGCAATCACGACAGACTGACTCCCGACGACTCCGGGCGGCCGTACTCGACGGTCCCCGATCACGGAGCGCACGATCCGGCCGAACGACTCACGACGGCGGTTCGCGTCCGGAGGTGAGCCCATGTCGTCGATGAAACGATACGTCGCCGTTCGCAGTATTCAGACCGTCTTCACGCTGTGGCTGGTGCTCACCGCCCTGTTCGTGATGTTCCGGTCGATGCCGGGCGACTTCACGGCCCAGATGGCCGTGGCGGGCGCTAACGAAGAGGCGCTCGCGGCGCTGCGCGCCAAGTGGGGACTGGACCAGCCCCTCTACATCCAGTACTGGCAGTACATCACGAACCTCGCGCAGGGCAACCTCGGCGAGTCGCCGGTCTACCGCATCCCGGTCTGGGAGTTCGTCAAGATGCGGATATTTAACACGTTCATCCTCGTCGCGCCCGCGATGACGTTCACCTACATCCTCGGGGCGCTAATCGGGACTATCGCCGGGAGCAAGCGGGGCAGCCGGCTCGAGAAGTTCGGTCTCATCCCGGTCATCGGTGCGGGGTCGTTCCCGGCCTTTTTCATTTCGATCGTCCTGATCGTCGTCTTCGCGAGTTGGCTCAACATCTTCCCGACATCGGGGATGCTGTCGGCCGGCGGTAGCGACGCGGCGACGTGGTGGGGACCGTACGTCACTCCCGACTTCGGTATCCACTACATCCTGCCGTTCGTGGCTGTCGTCTGCCGATACCTGTTCATCCCCTCGCTTATCATGCGGACGAGCGTCGTCGAGGTGATGGACCAGGACTACACCGAGTACCACCGCCTGACCGGCCTGCCGATCCGGAAGCGACTGTCCCATATCGCCAAGCACGCTAGCCTCCCGGTGATCACCATCTACCCGGTCTCGCTCGCCCGGGCGCTCGGCGGCCTCGTGCTGATCGAGACCGTCTTCAACTGGCCGGGGATCGGGTTCACGCTCGTCGAGGCGGTGCTCGGTCGGGACTACCCCACCGTCCAGTTTGTGTTCTTCCTCGTTGCAGCCTTCGTCATCATCTCGAACTTCCTGATCGACCTGCTGTACGGCGTGATCGATCCGCGCATCCGCGTCGAGGACTGACACGCCTGCGCCGTTTTTTCGGCCGTAGAAGACATATAAATACATGCTATTATTTTATTTCCACCCACTCATGCCGGCGACAGTTTTATGCTTTCCGGGTATGCTTGTGAGCGTATGTCATGCGAAAATGACTCGAGTGGTGGCAGCGTGAACCGCCGCTCAGTCCTGAAAGCTATCGGTGCTGCAGGCGCAACCGGACTCGCCGGCTGTAGTGGACAGTCTGGCGGCGGTGGCGGGGGTGGCGGCGGCTCTGATGGCGATCTCGGCGAACGCGTCTCGACGCTGCAGATGGAATATTGGTCTGACTACGGCGGATTCACGACCACACAAGAGCAGATGGCACCGATCATCTCGAGCAGCGTCGAGGAACTCGGCGTCGGGATGGAGGTCGTTCCGGTAAGTATCACGACACAGCTCTCTCAGATGGCCAACGACGAGAACCGGGACAACAACATCTCGTTTACGTGGTGGGTGCCCGCGGCCGATCGGCTTGACCCGCAGGAACTCCTGAACAACATGCGCTTGGACTGGGCCGGGGCTAACGGGCAGAGCGGCTACTCCAACTACGCCGACTGTGAGTACACCGAACTGCTCCTCGAACAGACGAGAGCGGAGACATCGGAGGAGCGCCAGCAGGGCATGCACGAGGCCATCGCCCGACTGTCCGAGGACTGCGCCATCGGCAACCTCGCTCCGGTCGCCAATATCGGCGCGTATCGCACGGACATGGTCGAGATGGGCGGCATCGGCAACGGCGGGATCGCCCGGTCGAACGCTGAGTGGGCGTTCAAGTCCCAGACCACGAACGACGAGGATCTCGTGGTGGCGATCAACCCGATCGCCACCGAGACGTCGAACTGGCTGACCCACTCCGCCTCGATGCCGGAGGCGATGTGGCAGCACATGATCCACTCGCCGATCCATAAGTACAACGAGAACTTCGAACTCACAGAGCTGCTCGGCTCCGTCGACGTCATCGACTCCCAAGAGATCGTCGTCGAACTGTTCGACGACGCGACGTTCACCAACGGCGATCCCGTTACGTCCGAGGACGTAAAGTTCACCTTCGAGCAGATCCAGCGCGGCGGCGAGGCCGGCGCGTACCCCGGTGCAGCGCCGGTTCCGTACGACACCATCGAGACGCCCGACGAGCAGACGGTCCGCTTTACTTTCACGGAGCCGTACATCCCCTTCGCGCGCACGACGCTGATGCGATGGGGTATCCTTCACAAGGAGTCTTTCGAGGAGGCGGGTGCGGTCGAAAACCCCGGCGGTGCCCAGTTCGAGACGCCCATCGTCTCTTCGGGACCGCTCGAGGTGACCGAACTCCAGCGCGGGCAGCGCGTCGTCACCGAGCCGCACGACGGCCATCCGACCTACGAGGCCAGCCAGCCGATCGTCTTCGAGGCCTACCGCAACGAGGAGACGATGATCACCGCTCTCGAGGCCGGCGAGTGTATGATCACGCCGGAGATCTCGCCACCGAACGCCGAGCGCGTGAACAACAATATCGACAATGCCAGCGCGGAGTTCGCGGCCACGCACACGGCCTACAACCTCCAGTACGTCTGTCATACAGCGCCGTGCAAGTTCCCCGAGTTCCGCAAGGCGGTCGACGCCTCGATGAACCGCCAGCAGATGATCGGCGTGGCGCTGGCCGGCGAGGTCGAACCCGAGATGTACCCGACGTACATCTCCAAGAACCATCCGATGTACCCGCCCGAGGACATGCTCTCCGGGTGGGCTGAGTCACCACAGGGGAGCCCGGATGTAGCCCGGCAGCTGCTCGAAGACGCCGGCTGGGGCTGGGACGACAACGGCAACCTCCATTACCCCCCGGACGCCGACCTCGACCCGCTGTGGCCGCAGGGAGAAGTGCCTTCGGCCGAGGACTTCCCCTGTATCGAGGAACTGGGTCTCGACCCGTAGACGCCCGCAGTCAGTTTTCGCCCTGCCGTCGGGGCTGTCCTGTCATCGTGGTACCCGGACTCACTGTGCCGAGTGCCGACAGTCGGTCGGTAGTACACCGGTAACGACTTGGAGTAGACTGTCCGAGCCGTAGGTATGCGACAGCTTACCGAGGCCGAACTCGTGACGCTCGGCGACCGCTTCGGGATCGACGTCGATGCCGCGCGGGCGGCCGAACTCTCTGAGACGGTTAACACGATGCTCGCGGAACTCGACGCGCTTGAAGCGATCCCCGTTGTCGACGACGCGCCGTCGCCGACGGGTGCCGATCCCGGCGCGCGAAGCTGGTCGGATCCGGACGAGAACCCCCACGGCGCGATCGCAGCCGACTGCTCCGTCCCGCCGTCCGCGACTGGGACCCTCGACGGGACACGCGTTGGAGTGAAAGACGTGATCGCCGTCGCGGGCGTCCCGATGCGCTGTGGCTCGGCGACCATGCGGGGGTTCGTCCCCGCACGGGACGCGACAGTTATCGACCGACTCCGGGCGGCCGGGGCGTCTATCACCGCCAAGACGGCCTGCGACGAGTTCGCCGGGAGCGCCCGCGGAACAACCGGCTACGGAGCGCCAATCACCAACCCCCACGACGACGATCGGACGGCCGGCGGCTCCTCCGGGGGAAGCGCGGCGGCGGTCGCGGCCGGCCGCGTCGACGCCGCGCTCGGCACAGACACAGGTGGCTCCGTGCGCATCCCTGCGTCGTTCTGTGGCGTCATCGGTTATAAGCCGACGTACGGACTCGTGCCGCTGACCGGCGTCGTCGAGAACACCTACACCCAAGACCACGTCGGGACAGTCACTGACACCATCGCCGACGCGGCAGCGCTCCTCGGGGCGATGGCGGGCGCTGACGACGCCGACTCGGCGAGCGTGGCTGCTGCCGGACGGTCGGGGTACCGCGTTGGAGGCTACAGCGACGCGGTCGCCTCGCCACCCGCACCCTCGACGCTCCGGATCGGTGTTCTCGACGAGGGGATGGGAGAAGGTGTCGCCGACCGCGTCGAGGGGCGCACCGAGGCCGCCGTTGACGCTCTCAGCGACGCTGGCGCGACGATCCAGTCGGTCTCGGTCGATTCGTTCCACGACGCCCGCCCGATCAAGAACACCCTGAGTTTCGTCGAACTCGCCACCCACTGGCGAGACGGTGCCGCTCCGTATCGCCGCGGCGGCGTCGACGAGACGCTCCAGACCGGCTTTGCGCGCGCCCGCGCCGCGGCTAGCGGCGAACTGAGCGACTTCTACGCGAGCAAGCTGCTCGCCGGGGCGCGAATCGTCGAGGCGCACGACGGACGGCCGTACGTCCGCGCTCAGGCCGCGAGAGAGCGGCTCCGCGAGGCGTTTGAAGCGGCGCTTGACGGCGTCGACGTCCTTCTTTTTCCGACGATGCCGGACGTGGCTCCGCCGGTCGACGGCGTCGACGGCTGGGCGTACGACTACGCGCGCAACACGCGGGCGGCGAACGTCACTCGTCTCCCCGCGGTGACGGTGCCGAACGGCACAGCCTCGGGACTGCCGGTCGGCCTCCAATTGCTGGGTCCAGCGTTCCGCGACGCCGACCTCCTCGCGACGGCGGCCGCGGTCACGTCGGTGCTTCCGGCCTGACGGGGAACCCTTTATCAGTCCGTGAGGGAAGGTGACAACATGTCTCCGACCGACACCGTCGATCGACTCATTGAACGCGACGTGTTCGAAGCGACCGGTGACGACGAGTTACGCCCGACCGAATCGTTCCGGGAAGCCGTCGACCGTCACCGGCGGACGCTGACCGACCGCGCTGTCGACGAGCGGTCCGCGGCCGTCGCGGAGCTGACCGACGACCCCGATGTCGCGGACACGTTCGCGGCAGTCGAGGTCTCCGATGTCGACTTTCTCGCGCGGTACGTTGCGCTCCGGAACCAAACTGCCGACCTCTCAGCGACGCAGGCGCTTACGCTCACTGTTGTGATCGGACAGATCGAAACCGGCATGCCCCGCACGGAGGGCGCACCGGCGGCATTCCTCCCCGTCCACGGCGAGGATCTCGTGCGGCTCGTCCGTCTGCACGACCGCTGTGTCGTCTACGCCTGGCGAGATGACTGCCCGCCGTGTGAAACGATCAAAGCGGACTTCGACGACCTGTTCGGTGCTGACCCACCGGGCGACCTGCTCCTGCTCGCGGTGTACGGCCCGGACTGCTCTCGACTCCTCAACCGGGAGTTCGACGTAAGTGCCGCGCCGACGATGTTATTTACCCTCGACAGCCACGTCGATTCGCGGTTCGTCGGGACGCCGTCCACCGAGGGGCTCGAAAGGGAGATCGAGGCGCTCCGCGAGCGGACGCCGCCGTCGGCTGAGTGACCGCCGTCCACCGAGACGTTTAGTTACTCACCGTCCGTGGGTCGGCCATGCACGTCGACATCGACCGCGATCGACTCGTCGAGACGATGGAGACCCAAGCGGCGATCGGCGGGACAGAGGGGGGCGGGCTCCACCGCCTCGCGCTCTCCGACGCCGACCGCGAGGTGCGCGACTGGTTCGTCGACTGCGCTAGGGACGCCGGGCTGGATGTCCGCGTCGACGCCTTCGGCAACATCTTCGCCCGCCGAGCGGGTTCGGCCCCCGACGCCGAACCGATACTCGTCGGTTCCCACCTCGACTCTCAGCCGTACGGCGGCATCTACGACGGCGCGCTCGGCGTCGTGGCAGCCTTGGAGTTCGTCCGAAGCCTGAACGACCGGGCGATCGAGACCCGCCGACCGGTCGAGATAGTCAACTGGACCAACGAGGAGGGGTCGCGGTTTCCGCCCGCGATGCAGGGCAGTGGCGTCTGGGCCGGCGCTCACGACATCGAGGACGAATACGAGAAGACCGACGCCGACGGGACTCGCCTGCTCGACGAACTCGAACGTATCGGCTACCGCGGGGACGAGCCGGCTGAGCCGCGCGAGCCGTATCACGCGTACCTCGAACTCCACCCCGAGCAGGGACCGTTTCTGGAGGAGACCGGAGCCGAGGTGGGGATCGTCACGGGTATCGTCGGCCTCCGGTGGGCGGAGATCACGCTCCACGGACAGGCCAATCACACCGGGACGACGCCGATGGATTACCGAGAGGACGCACTTGTCGCCGCCTCCGACATCGTCACTGCGATCCGGCGACTGTCAGGGACACTCGGTGACAGAACCGTCGCGACGGTCGGATCGCTTATCGTTCACCCTAACTCGGTCAACGTCGTGCCCGAGACGGTGACGTTCACGACCGATATCCGCGACTCGGACGAGGCTGTCCTCGACGAGGGTGTCGCACAGATGGAGGCAGAGGTGGCCGCGGCGGCTGACCGCGAGGGCGTCGCGTACGAGATCGAGCACACGATGGCCTCGCCGGCTGTCGACTTCCCCGACCGACCGGTCGAGGCCGTTGCGGACGCCGTCGACCACCTTGGCTACGACGGCCGCCGAATGGTCAGCGGCGCTGGCCACGACGCCACACACGCCGCCGCCGTCTGTGACGCCGGGATGGTCTTTGCGGTCAGCGAGGGCGGCAAGAGCCACACTGAAGACGAGTTCACCAGCTGGGCGGACTGCTATCGATCATCGAACGTGCTGGCGAACGCGGCGCTGGATCTAGCCGAGCCGATCGTCGACTGACCAGTCGGTGAGACCGACCTCTCGACGCTAGAGCCATGTTGACATGGTTCACCTCTCAAGCGCGCGTATCACGACTGAGACGGCGGGCGGTGGCTTTTATACGTGTCCGGGTGTGTTTCCTCGTAA is drawn from Halorubrum sp. BV1 and contains these coding sequences:
- a CDS encoding ABC transporter ATP-binding protein, with translation MSDTLLEVEDLTIRYETDGGDITAVSDASFSIDEGEFFGLAGESGSGKSTTAKAIIGGLDDNGFVDSGTIRYRGEEIQDFNDAQLNESLRWKEISWIPQSSMNSLDPLQRVSKQALEIGQVHTDLSNEEIREKLKEMFDVVGLQQSRIDDYPHQFSGGMQQRAIIALALFLEPSLVIADEPTTALDVIMQDQIFKYLGRMKDDASTSLLLITHDISVIFESCDSVAIMHASQIAERGSTESVHDNPRHPYAFMFKEAFPDIREPDRELEVIEGYPPELIGEVSACSFADRCPWAVEECHESAPSLEPVGDDDATHAASCFRSDEAYELYEEHGAVDPASPKQGDD
- a CDS encoding ABC transporter ATP-binding protein translates to MTTDPPLLEIDGLEKHFEESTNVFDVLMRREPSKIQAVDGVSFTLERNDSIAVIGESGCGKTTLLLTLIGLHDITGGDVMYKGTPMSSFDKRDWKEYRSNVQVIFQDPFNSLDPKMTVEESLREPLEIHGIGNRDERVREVLEDVELRPPEKYLRRKPMNLSGGEKQRVAIGRALMLEPDIILADEPVSMLDVSTQASVLRMLKGLIDDYDASMIYISHDLSTVSYISEVVNVMYLGRIVESAATGRLLDNPKHPYTEALVSAIPVPDPHYDRPRTEMSGAPRDPIDLGEGCRFRDRCPEVIPPDGIDIDQSAYREVMAFREALERDELPLDRIRKSLDNPSDTDAFATAIGDEHFSAEMSGENAVTVDAALEDIAAGKPDAAIDRLSKRFESVCELTPDSIEDESGWHVACHQYYDHDRQPTEDHAITTD
- a CDS encoding ABC transporter permease, with the protein product MSSMKRYVAVRSIQTVFTLWLVLTALFVMFRSMPGDFTAQMAVAGANEEALAALRAKWGLDQPLYIQYWQYITNLAQGNLGESPVYRIPVWEFVKMRIFNTFILVAPAMTFTYILGALIGTIAGSKRGSRLEKFGLIPVIGAGSFPAFFISIVLIVVFASWLNIFPTSGMLSAGGSDAATWWGPYVTPDFGIHYILPFVAVVCRYLFIPSLIMRTSVVEVMDQDYTEYHRLTGLPIRKRLSHIAKHASLPVITIYPVSLARALGGLVLIETVFNWPGIGFTLVEAVLGRDYPTVQFVFFLVAAFVIISNFLIDLLYGVIDPRIRVED
- a CDS encoding ABC transporter substrate-binding protein gives rise to the protein MSCENDSSGGSVNRRSVLKAIGAAGATGLAGCSGQSGGGGGGGGGSDGDLGERVSTLQMEYWSDYGGFTTTQEQMAPIISSSVEELGVGMEVVPVSITTQLSQMANDENRDNNISFTWWVPAADRLDPQELLNNMRLDWAGANGQSGYSNYADCEYTELLLEQTRAETSEERQQGMHEAIARLSEDCAIGNLAPVANIGAYRTDMVEMGGIGNGGIARSNAEWAFKSQTTNDEDLVVAINPIATETSNWLTHSASMPEAMWQHMIHSPIHKYNENFELTELLGSVDVIDSQEIVVELFDDATFTNGDPVTSEDVKFTFEQIQRGGEAGAYPGAAPVPYDTIETPDEQTVRFTFTEPYIPFARTTLMRWGILHKESFEEAGAVENPGGAQFETPIVSSGPLEVTELQRGQRVVTEPHDGHPTYEASQPIVFEAYRNEETMITALEAGECMITPEISPPNAERVNNNIDNASAEFAATHTAYNLQYVCHTAPCKFPEFRKAVDASMNRQQMIGVALAGEVEPEMYPTYISKNHPMYPPEDMLSGWAESPQGSPDVARQLLEDAGWGWDDNGNLHYPPDADLDPLWPQGEVPSAEDFPCIEELGLDP
- a CDS encoding amidase family protein, giving the protein MRQLTEAELVTLGDRFGIDVDAARAAELSETVNTMLAELDALEAIPVVDDAPSPTGADPGARSWSDPDENPHGAIAADCSVPPSATGTLDGTRVGVKDVIAVAGVPMRCGSATMRGFVPARDATVIDRLRAAGASITAKTACDEFAGSARGTTGYGAPITNPHDDDRTAGGSSGGSAAAVAAGRVDAALGTDTGGSVRIPASFCGVIGYKPTYGLVPLTGVVENTYTQDHVGTVTDTIADAAALLGAMAGADDADSASVAAAGRSGYRVGGYSDAVASPPAPSTLRIGVLDEGMGEGVADRVEGRTEAAVDALSDAGATIQSVSVDSFHDARPIKNTLSFVELATHWRDGAAPYRRGGVDETLQTGFARARAAASGELSDFYASKLLAGARIVEAHDGRPYVRAQAARERLREAFEAALDGVDVLLFPTMPDVAPPVDGVDGWAYDYARNTRAANVTRLPAVTVPNGTASGLPVGLQLLGPAFRDADLLATAAAVTSVLPA
- a CDS encoding thioredoxin family protein — translated: MSPTDTVDRLIERDVFEATGDDELRPTESFREAVDRHRRTLTDRAVDERSAAVAELTDDPDVADTFAAVEVSDVDFLARYVALRNQTADLSATQALTLTVVIGQIETGMPRTEGAPAAFLPVHGEDLVRLVRLHDRCVVYAWRDDCPPCETIKADFDDLFGADPPGDLLLLAVYGPDCSRLLNREFDVSAAPTMLFTLDSHVDSRFVGTPSTEGLEREIEALRERTPPSAE
- a CDS encoding Zn-dependent hydrolase; protein product: MHVDIDRDRLVETMETQAAIGGTEGGGLHRLALSDADREVRDWFVDCARDAGLDVRVDAFGNIFARRAGSAPDAEPILVGSHLDSQPYGGIYDGALGVVAALEFVRSLNDRAIETRRPVEIVNWTNEEGSRFPPAMQGSGVWAGAHDIEDEYEKTDADGTRLLDELERIGYRGDEPAEPREPYHAYLELHPEQGPFLEETGAEVGIVTGIVGLRWAEITLHGQANHTGTTPMDYREDALVAASDIVTAIRRLSGTLGDRTVATVGSLIVHPNSVNVVPETVTFTTDIRDSDEAVLDEGVAQMEAEVAAAADREGVAYEIEHTMASPAVDFPDRPVEAVADAVDHLGYDGRRMVSGAGHDATHAAAVCDAGMVFAVSEGGKSHTEDEFTSWADCYRSSNVLANAALDLAEPIVD